In Meleagris gallopavo isolate NT-WF06-2002-E0010 breed Aviagen turkey brand Nicholas breeding stock chromosome 5, Turkey_5.1, whole genome shotgun sequence, a single window of DNA contains:
- the TLX2 gene encoding T-cell leukemia homeobox protein 2 produces the protein MGAVPVPCSPHPSTAAHPPLPTAALSPFAATRRIGHPYQNRTPPKRKKPRTSFSRVQICELEKRFHRQKYLASAERATLAKALKMTDAQVKTWFQNRRTKWRRQTAEEREAERQQANRLMLHLQQEAFQKSLSQPLPQDPLCMHNSSLYALQNLQPWAEDNKVTSVSGVASVV, from the exons ATGGGGGCTGTGCCCGTGCCGTGCTCCCCCCACCCCAGCACAGCCGCTCACCCCCCTCTGCCCACAGCCGCGCTTTCGCCCTTCGCGGCAACCCGGCGCATCGGGCACCCCTACCAGAACCGCACGCCGCCCAAGCGGAAGAAGCCGCGCACCTCCTTCAGCCGCGTGCAGATCTGCGAGCTGGAGAAGCGCTTCCACCGCCAGAAATACCTGGCGTCGGCCGAGAGAGCCACCCTGGCCAAAGCTCTCAAGATGACGGACGCGCAGGTCAAAACCTGGTTCCAGAACCGCCGCACCAAGTGGAG GAGGCAGACGGCGGAGGAGCGCGAGGCGGAGCGGCAGCAGGCCAACCGGCTGATGCTGCACCTGCAGCAGGAGGCCTTCCAGAAGAGCCTGAGCCAGCCGCTGCCGCAGGACCCGCTCTGCATGCACAACTCCTCGCTGTACGCCCTGCAGAACCTGCAGCCCTGGGCCGAGGACAATAAGGTGACGTCCGTCTCGGGGGTGGCCTCCGTGGTCTGA